From Rhopalosiphum padi isolate XX-2018 chromosome 2, ASM2088224v1, whole genome shotgun sequence:
cttaaaaagaaaattatttaacgggtaatataaaaaatattattcaactaaaTATATATGGATTATTAAACTATGCTGGTAAATGgaaaaacaattcaattttttatgctTCCATTGGGGAGGGGCTCacgataaaaagtatatttggtATTTTGGTTTGTAGGTATTAGTGTAGATTTTGAAAAAGACTGCAACCCATCataaagtgtttttattttagtttattataatatatgcgagtattttagtttataagttataaaaagaaaatcctTATTAACGATCGACACTGAAGACGAGTCTTATTATTGGTAGGTACTCGAATTGAGTAACTCAATGCAAtagctaatattaaaatataggttaatTATTCTGCTTGTATTATACATGCcgtgtgcgtatattataatgaatatgacTGCGAGATGGAAAAATATTGCAGTGCgtacagtgtataatatgtcaaaaaatgtgttcaacagattttattacctatttagtcatttatatatatatatacactttgtAGTATTGTAAAcgtcaacatttttttcttaaaatcctAATTTATTGCACggcaaaaaatctttaatattatatcgaatcaCGACATTAGCGCAAAGCTCGTTTTACGTTAAAgggtatacataattttttcgtTAATACAAACCTTACGTAAAACGcgtaacaataatgatattatactatagttttGATCTGGCCATACTCCAATTTCGCTCAAAATCACACCTGATTCGTCTTGATCCATTAATGTAAATggctatagaaaaaaaaatagaaaaaatattataatagctgtaTCATAGCAGTTCAAAAACTGATTGAGAAAATATTCTTCAAAAGCCTCTTTAAAAAGCTGCTCCGAAGAGGGGAGGGACTTTGGTATACTCGGAATATGACACTGTTATATCCTGCTATAGAATCGTGCTGCAGTTTTAATACGCGTCGGTGACTGCCACACAATACTCCGAACACCACACGTTGTCCTACCGCACATATCTAGAGCACATATAAGTAATACATTCAATTAAACGACATATTAAATCGTCACGAATTCGTCACATTCGGTTCGCGTTTAAAAAATGCTTTGTGTACCCGCGTAGTATGTTGCAGCCGGCGTCTATAATAATACACGCTTCTATATGTAAGCCGAATTCGTTGGAGCGATACGCGCGGACGACATTCGCCGGCGTGTAATCGCCGTtatgattttacaatattatctttattatatttccgTCGCAACAGGAGAAACTCTCGGTGCGGTGTTCTAGTATAGTCGTTCGAaataacattacaatataataatattatgcactcgTATGGATAGAAAAGGTGTACCGCGCGCCGTCGCGATATTTTCTTCAACACTTCAACAGCGACTCTAATTTTCCGGTTCGGTGtacatatattacacatatatatatatatactataactataaacgTATTATCACGTTTTACCGCCGAGAAAAGTTGACCACTTTTTCACAATACATTTCTAATCGTACATACTACGCGTATGGCATAACAAACGATATAAAACGGCGTTCGGCCGATCTGTTATGACgttgtattttatgataatattttctcGATATTACAGAGCGACGGGATTTTATTCAGTTTACTTTATGCTGACACGCGCGGATATTACTACACCCGCGGATAATCATTATTCGAGTCGTCCGAACTAGGTGAGGCGActgagaatgaaaaaaaaaatgacgctCCTAGCGGAAGCGAGCCCCGAGCAGAAGACCTTCAGATCAATGTAGCTCGCGTGTCCGTACACGAACTCACGTATCCCCCGGGCTGTTCCCAAATCAAAACATAGATGTGCGACGGTTGGCGAACCGCATTTTTTTACCGttccataatatatttcagACGACTCTTGTTcgtattcattttttgtttttgttttttttttctcccgAACAACTACGCGTTGATCGCACGCAGAGAGCACAAATCGTTCACATCACTCACACTccacacgatataatatttacataaaccgtttacgatcatattattattattattattatgtacacggaACAGAGTATATGATGCGCGCGCGCGTGGCTCtccgaaaacaatattataatattacgaaataaaatatataacaacgataataataaaaaaaatctatatacaaTTTGATAATGCACACGGTCGCAGCACACGGTTCATCAATGTGTTTATGCGTATTTATAAAAGCCCGTGTTTGCACAGGATTCAGTGTTAGGCATTACGCAAACAAAATATCCTTGGTCACCGCAACAACAATACAATACATTCGTtgctatgttaaaaaaaaaataataataataataaatccctaaatgttttcataaaacattttccaacgagtataacatattataatatggtctatataggtaacataatactataatacgtatgtttatattattacagtattaacGTTTATTTATACTCGTAAAATGTCTATAATCGGTTGTACCTATGGCTGAAAGTATTTTTTCGGCatcgatagtaataataataataatatgttttgtatcGATGTAAGTATTATTATGAGCAAATCTAAATTAACCCCCATTCGACAAAATAACGAAGAAAATTATTACACAAAGTGTACTTTGTTTTTGGTGGGAGCTCACCGATTCTGCAGCTTAAACAGTGTTGAcacattaatattcaatattgacgGGGGAACGTTCAACAACCCCTTGGAATATCTTATTGTTCCAATAATTTGAACAACGTATaccctttatatatatatatatatatatatttatacaggtgTTGTTATACAAAACGCGGTGGCGAGAATGATTGAACGGTTTTTCAAGAAGTTTAAATCTTGAGATATTCAATAGAATTTACATAATACTTTGACTTTTCGAAAAGTTTAAGATTtccattaaaacaaaaaagttgAGCGATAAAGCTTCGATGTTTAGAAAAGAAAAGCTATACGAGAGTGGAGAGTTGTTCGTTGTTTTATTGTACTGTATACTACgtgtatatagatatactatatgtacctattgttataataacagAATTCCACAGAgtgatttctaattaaaatatggtttgcttcgatttataaaattaattactacggTACACAATAacactacctacctataatacatcattataataatattatgttacgccAGTTACAAACCACTGCGAATAACTATGCCGGGACCGTATATATACTGCAACAATATCTGCATTCTGCGGGTACCTATATCGGTgtctataacatttatataataatattatatgtatataagttagGTATAACGTTATTATAGTTTACGTTGACACGGGCATTCAGCAGCCACCGCCGGTCGTgtccaatataaaatatcttccATCAACTTACGGCTCACCCGCCGATCGGTAATATTATCGGCCGACACCTGTCAACCGGGCACGCAAATCGAAGTCcgccaattataaaaattaaattcgtgTTACCCATTCGGTTGTGTACTCGTGTATGAGGTATACGTGACTCAAGTCTGCagttataatacgtattttaatgTTCTAACTGTTATACGAACAAACAAGGATTGAAGTAATTATATGGACTTCACGTCCGTTGTCAAACAACTGCGACATATCACGGTCCggaccaaaaaatatattattagctttgaattattataaactttggGTTTTTTTATATGGGATGTAGAGAAAATGAACctctaaaaaaatatgcttaggtacctaataaactATTCCTCAAAAGCTTCATGGTATACctgcgttaaaaaaaataatgatacaaaatCAATGAGATTAGGTACGATAACGTACtgtaataagtttaattaatagttactatcagcatgtttataattttataaatatgtaaatattaatttattctcatTATAGATCGTGCGCAATGAATTTTATTCTATATCTGTAGTAGTGACATTATATGTTATGCTTTATCATACTCACCgagtaaaatatgaatttctttaaaaaatcgataaaaaataatgattgttgTAGTACCTAAGTCAAatcatgattaatataatataaaaatttaattaataaagaaatattataattatgcagatcttaagttataggtatacctaataacGGTATCATGTATTAGAATATtagtagtatttaattatatgtatagtaaactGACGTCTGACTTAATAGAACTTCaactttaaaacttaaaaaaaaaataaattaaaataattaatctttgtctattttaataaaattattgtttgtaaataGTTGATAATTgccataaaatatttgtgaatttatattgaattaatttaacgGGATGTTAAACTAAAAGTTTAGTAAGAAATCTATTTAAATGTAGTTTtatttagtatgtatatatatatataacagattTTGAGCTGTTAATTAGACCTgccctaatacctatatattaattaattatctgtATTCGAATGTTCTTTCTGATCGATTCGACACACAAACTATGAAACATTAACTgcgtttataaataatgacGATACGCCCGAGGTATATTTAGTAAGACGTTTAGTATTTGATTTATCCATACATTTATCCTATATTACCTAGTAATTCTTTTGTTTTTCCCgagaattttcaaataaacaattacattaaatgtttatgaaaattatacgcATTATACCGATTTATATAGATAGCAAATCAGAGTGCCAGGTTGATAACATTTGTATGCACCCGAGTGGGCAATAAAAAATCCCAGTAGGTATCTATTCCTTTTATCAGCTAACTCTAATATCCATAATTTGGAATGTGTCTAATGGCTTACGAAAAATGGTGCACgtggaaaaattataaaactaacacagcaataataattgtttactatCACATAATATCACCTCCAACAATGTCTAATTGAACAAGATTATATTAGATAAGATATTgttacaatttaggtacaaacaAACAACGGAAGAATATCATAAATGACTGATAGCATAATGGACAAAAGCTTTTAGCAttacaattcattataatattgtacattgcaTTCTGGCAACTTGGTTTTTAAATGATCAATCATAGTTCCTGGTTCgcttaaaaattttacatttttcaactccaaatattttaatgctctgtaaattcaaataatgaattacatttttatcaaataaattaatgtttttcttACTGAAGTTGCTCCAATGACCTTATTCCTTGGTCAGAAATGTTTACACAgtcattaattttcaaatttgtgaGGTGATCTTtcaatatattaagtttaattaatgcttcattattaattgaatcACATTTATCAAATTcaacttttgaaatatttttacagttttctgtaaaaataacagtttataaaccattaatatcataaaaaaaaaaaggattttgtTATTACAGATATTGAAAAACctactaaaataactaaatccTATGTGCGAGATTGATGCTTCTTTTCCCGCATAAACCTGCTCTATTACGAACTGTTTCAAGTGAATTGATGTGGTGTTTGGCAAACAGTCATAATGACTGACGTATTCCTTACAACCTTTCCATCTTACTCGTGCCCCATTTTTCATGAGCCATTCGGCACATGCCAAGTTTGGTCCAATTTCTTTGATACGATCATCgtccaaacttttttttataaaaaatatttattaaaatattgtaacaatGCACTTAAATACGTAACcaccaaaatttaatttaaaatagaagcACTTGCCAATTGAATGTGTTATCGATCCACTGCCATAAATAACGTTTattcatttcaataatattttttctaaaaaaaagagattttaaagttgttaacaTCATCATCCCAAAATTAGCACAACTGCgcaatacaaaacaaaattaactcTGCTGCACTTAAGAATAGTAATTAGCAGTCAGTGTCAATAATAACAgttttgaacaaaattatataacaaaataaatttttgataataaacaaacactagagaaacaaaaatactaaattactacGCAATAGTCACatcaatattacaaattgttatattctcataataattgcataacaacatatttgacattttattaaataaaaaaaaatatgcaatgtaAAAACCATGAAAGTCGCTCTGTTGTATTTTTGTAGTATAGCCAGTATATGTACATCGCctacaaaaatgttatataatttgaataaaaccaAGAAAAGtagaatatttcaaatattaatatattatagctctGGATGAGCtaacaatatttctaaaaaatgttaataagcttaaaaaattataatatgaatatatgaatattttacgaAAATTCCAAGTATTCTGCAcggttgttaatttttaaattacattaataattaatataattacaagaTTAGGTCtatcaaaaattaatgttgTCTAAAATATTGCAGCtttctttttttcaataaattggaaaaaagaAGGAATTTTTACTTTTGCCTGCTCAAAGTACAAACGAGATTAAATTTTAGTACCAGAAATCTCCTTCAAAGATGAAGATCGAAGCATTGCTTCTTCTATAAAATATCTTTGATAAAactattttctaaaaaacacacacacacatatcatGGTAgaaccaataaattaatttctttgcagctcaaaatctaaaatattgaatgaaaggcaaaatagataaataaattacaaataatattataattgtacataccataatatattatatacagtgatgACGGGATTGTACAATTAAGATTTATTTGTGCTTTGTATAGTGTAGTTGAAATTATGACGGACATTAAAATTAAGcagtaaaagaaaaataatcattataataaaaaataaatgatattttaattgctgtaaaaacaaaaacgaatTTCGGTCCTGAGtggttttcatattatatttacaatgcgAATATTTACATGACGTGCCCGTACTTACAGGTAACAATAGTCAATAGGCTATCGAAATAAAAACGCGAAACCCCTTTCTGACGTTGaaggaatatattattgtgagacgcgatattattttatgatgctTTTGAAATAGAGACATCTGTACGGGTTTCCGATGAATCGTATTGTTAAGAAAAGATTCTCGCACATGCACGCCAGCCCACTGTTtcgttttattatacacaacaaatatattattgtggtgAAACGCGTACATCGCGATCGTGTCCGGTCGATATAACGAGTCGGCGGGAGGGCCGACCGATCGGCGAATGGCCCAGTTCAAAGAGAATACTCATACTTACATACGAAATGGTGAGATAAAAGAAGAGCGTGTGACAGAGGAAGAGACAGAAAAGGATTCATAcgcgtatatttataataatgtcgatagaaacgcgtatataataacgacagatatattattataatactaaaccaCTGTTATACTGGCGATGCTATATGGCCGTATGGGtactcataatataatgtagtctGTTTATATTCGACTAAACGGTTCACGGGTCGACCATCATATGAGGTCCGTTTCGGTTCATTTTCCCGGAGACGCGGACCAGAAGATCAAAATAATTTGACAcgctattataataacacaataagaGCTTCGGGTCTCGGCGCGCGGCAAGTGTTTACGtacactgtatagtgtatattagtATTGTCGTGAACACTGTACAACCGTTTACGATAGGTTTTTGTGACACCGAAAAGGTTGGCGGTATAATATAACCAGATATTgtaggtgtattattatatacctatatgtgcaGGTGGCCGAACGAGATGGCGAAAgtacagaaaaaaatacaaaatacaaaacggtgcaatataatattatacgagtgcACACGACCACGGTTACCACTCGATTGACGATGGCCCTCTGTCGCCGCTGTGATGTGGTGGTCCGCTAGTCGGTTCTTTGTGTTCGGACTGGAAACACGCGGCCGACCTAAAAGCTATCACGTCACGTGTCATTTTATAACGATAACAGGCGCATAAGTGGTACATAAAAATAGTGCACAGCGAGTTACGGGATTGCTGCAGTTGCGTCATCTGAAACCGAACCGCAAAGGTGTATTACGTATACCGCGACCGCGGTCCGCTGTGGTTGCGACCTGCAAATACGACGAAGATGGAACAGCAACTCACGATATCTGCGAGTACCCTATAGATCTATAtcaaacgtaatatattatatatatatatatatatagttctaTGGAGTATACCTACTACAGTGTTATATTATGACGTTAAATGTCAGTGGAAAGTCTACACGACAGTGTTACGGTCTCATTACGTTCGGATAAAATAATTGTGCGCGGGATTTTCGGCGGGCAATAGAAGGAAAGCGAACGAGAGACCAGATTCAGGTACGAGCAAAACGTTAAGACGACGGTCACGCCGCATATCCAAACACAGCtgatatgaaaataaacacTAAAATCGGTGACGTAAAACACGTCGCGTGTAACGTTCACAGCAGCGGCATGCGGTCGATACgcgacaatataatatgtgaaatgtattattacggTGTCgtgataatatcataatacagtgtgaatatatatacctataatatttccGAGCAATACATCATCATCGCggtataatacgaataataataatatgtaacgttTGTCGGTATAAAAGCGTCGACGACAACCGTGCCGATGTATAGTCGATTACTGTTGTTAtactctattataataatataataagcgtaTCGGCcgcataatatatcatagtaatGTAAAACACAGATTACGCCTATACCTACTGAACTCTGAACTTTTTCGCGTGTGGTTTAATGTACGGATAGTGATCGCGTCAAAGTCAAAAATTagagtttttttttcgatagtgtataatattattattatcacaccgTCGTcgagaatttaaattattattataccgcagtcgtcgtgttattattattatactatcgttATAATTGCCACATTCGCTCGCGGCCGAGTGTTTGATTTGTCCGTTGACCCGAAAACGGACTGAATCGATAATCCCAGTAaacgtatatacatacatacatatatatatatcttattattacgttacgtatatatatatatatatatattagagcACAAAAAGCGTCCGAAAAGTTTCACTCGATCCTATACAGTGTGGGTATGTATACatagtgtgtgtgtatttaatatagtaattaactTGAAAACGCACGGACAatattgttgttgctgttgttgtttttaattggacactgtatatatatatatgtacattatgatGATATTTGGTTTTCGGGCGGGTACCGGTggaatttactatatatatatatatatataatatatatacgtatcgtTATATATCTACCGGATATGGCGGTGACGGCAGCCGCGATGTTTGTGCGGAAACTTACAAAACATCCAATACGAGACTGAGGCACTCGCCGACGAGACTTTTACTGACTGCCAGTCCGCCGAAAGGGTCGGTGGCGGCTACCacttcaaaaacaaaaacaacgaCCTCGCCGCGGTCCGTATACCGAGCAGCACTCGTATGCGAACATagcacaacacacacacacacatacaagcACACACACAAGCACTCCTCGACGTTGTACTGCACTACCACACATGGATGCCCACGCgagtgtacattttatttttttttttcgttttatattgGTCTATTAGCTCATTACTCATTTTCGCCGGGCGATAAACGATCGGCACACATAAAACGTCTATactcggtggcggcggcggcggcggggtcTTCTGTCGGATGTTATTGATGGATTTCCTCCACGTCACGACCGATGTGTTCGATCAGAGAGTGTTTTCAAACACTCTGAGTGTATCTAGTGTACTcgtacttatacctatataaatatgcgcatgtgtatgtgtgtgtgtgtatgtgtgtgtgtgtgtgtgtgtgtgtgtgtgtgtggttcaCACCTAATGAACCCGTGGCGAGAGGCGGTGGGCTTGTGTGAAAGTTGTAAATCGAAACTGCAGTATATACAGACATACACACTCATACCACTCCATAATCCTTTTCCACCGTCTGTAAAACGAATACATATAGTTAGCCTCCCCGTATTGTATACCAGCTATATGTTTGTTTTCTCGAAGCAAAAaggtaattatgtataatactgcagtacctacctatatattattacaatataccgTGTTGTGTTGTAGTGAATTATTCTTTACGTGTTATTCGAATAACTGTTTATGCGCTGCAGTTTAGTGTTTAGAGTAAACGGACATCGAAATGGCTTAAACTGCAGCGTATAATCATATTACCTATTACACTCGAAGTTCGCGGGGAATGAAAAATATACGGACCGTCGAGAATTCCGCGAGTTATTGCGATTCGAGCTGTCGGAAATCAGACTGTAAGTTTAACCGATTCCGTTGTACTCGGTCACTCAACTATACGTGATAATACGATTAAAACACCATTTACCGCGATAAACAACGTCGATAATTTAGAGTACAGTTCGTGGGCAATAAGCGAAGTGTCCAAGTATTCAGTACTGTTTTGACGTTACCAAAACGATCCCAACTGACCATAACAAACACAATAATGCATTCAACTCTAAACTCAATCGCCGCACCAgcgcaatattatataaagtatgtaAACGTTATTTCGCAAGCCTCCCGGCGGCAAAACAATAAAAGACATTACGAATGATATATTGCACCTGAGAGGctttttgtgtaatattatacgtaattgtGTTCCGGTCGAGCGGCAGCCGTGTCGAAAAATTAAAACGAGAGACTCGCCCgcgaataacataatatatttactgcaGAAAAACCGATGGCGGACGGCGGAACGAATATTAATAACGACGATTCAACATACTGTGGAACGTTAcgactgcataatatataatattatattaaactgtatCGTAGGTATCTGTGATAAAGTGTTCTGCCGACCGACGAAAACTTCGtcgataatatactataaatgtttCGTTGATTAATATTCGCCTATAAAATTTCATCGGCGAACACTAAATCGCGATGAAATCACA
This genomic window contains:
- the LOC132918945 gene encoding ATP synthase subunit s, mitochondrial-like, producing MMMLTTLKSLFFRKNIIEMNKRYLWQWIDNTFNCLDDDRIKEIGPNLACAEWLMKNGARVRWKGCKEYVSHYDCLPNTTSIHLKQFVIEQVYAGKEASISHIGFSYFKNCKNISKVEFDKCDSINNEALIKLNILKDHLTNLKINDCVNISDQGIRSLEQLQALKYLELKNVKFLSEPGTMIDHLKTKLPECNVQYYNEL